The following are encoded in a window of Castanea sativa cultivar Marrone di Chiusa Pesio chromosome 9, ASM4071231v1 genomic DNA:
- the LOC142610143 gene encoding pentatricopeptide repeat-containing protein At3g61360-like isoform X3, producing MTLWLRQKRPNNTQLPQKLASLLTVAFKSSNQSNISSETNSEINKIIRIINDHPFPDQPLQPILLQYTPPPILSNNFVENVLGRLFAAHSNGLKALEFFKFYLHHSQFCPSPDAFEKTLHILTRMRYFDKAWELMEEIHQRHPSLLTLKSMSIMLSKIAKFQSFEDTLEAFQKMENDIFAGRKFGTDEFNVLLQAYCTQRQMKEARSVFLKMHSRFPPNTKTMNILLLGFKESGNVTAVELFYHEMIRRGFKPNRITYNIRIDAYCKKGCFGDGLRLLEEMEQVNCLPTLEIITTLIHGAGIVRNTAKARQLFDEIPLRNLHPDTGVYNALLSSLVRSKDLNSAVALMDEMEEKHIKYDSMTYHIMFLGSMRSNGIEGVCELYHKMVERNFVPQTRTVVMLMKIFCENSRVDLGLNLWNYLVEKGYCPHGHALDLLVTGLCSRGRVQEAFDCSKQVLERGRHISEAVFRMLERFLLQTGEKNKLSKLQRMIEKLHDILPPSIGHAVGGGRRLSVMMIMK from the exons atgacCCTTTGGTTAAGACAAAAGAGACCCAATAATACCCAGTTGCCTCAGAAGCTTGCCTCTTTGCTCACTGTTGCTTTTAAATCATCCAACCAATCAAATATATCTTCAGAAACCAATAGTGAAATCAACAAGATTATCAGAATTATTAATGATCATCCATTTCCTGATCAACCACTTCAACCTATCCTTCTTCAGTACACACCTCCACCTATACTTTCCAACAACTTTGTGGAGAATGTTCTTGGACGCCTCTTTGCAGCCCACTCCAATGGTCTCAAAGCACTtgaattcttcaaattttacCTTCATCATTCACAGTTCTGTCCAAGTCCAGATGCTTTTGAAAAGACACTCCACATCCTTACGCGGATGCGGTATTTTGATAAAGCTTGGGAACTGATGGAAGAAATCCATCAAAGACATCCTTCCTTGCTCACCCTTAAGTCTATGAGTATAATGTTGTCAAAAATTGCTAAGTTTCAATCTTTTGAAGATACCCTGGAGGCATTTCAAAAAATGGAGAATGATATATTTGCTGGGAGGAAGTTTGGTACCGATGAGTTCAATGTACTACTTCAAGCATACTGCACACAGAGGCAGATGAAGGAGGCACGCTCAGTGTTCCTAAAGATGCATTCTCGATTTCCACCTAACACCAAGACCATGAATATCTTGCTCTTGGGGTTCAAGGAGTCAGGCAATGTTACTGCAGTAGAACTGTTTTATCATGAAATGATTCGAAGAGGTTTTAAGCCAAATAGAATAACTTATAATATCAGAATTGATGCTTATTGTAAGAAAGGTTGCTTTGGTGATGGTCTAAGACTTCTTGAAGAAATGGAACAGGTGAATTGCTTGCCAACGTTGGAAATAATTACTACTCTGATTCATGGAGCAGGAATTGTCCGAAATACAGCCAAGGCACGGCAATTGTTTGATGAAATTCCTTTGAGGAACCTTCACCCTGATACTGGGGTGTATAATGCTTTGTTGAGCTCGCTTGTTAGATCAAAAGATCTGAATTCTGCAGTTGCTCTGATGGATGAAATGGAGGAGAAACATATAAAGTATGACAGTATGACCTATCATATCATGTTCTTAGGATCAATGAGGTCAAATGGCATTGAGGGTGTTTGTGAGCTATACCACAAGATGGTTGAGAGAAATTTTGTGCCCCAAACACGAACAGTAGTGAtgttaatgaaaattttctgtGAAAATAGTCgggttgatttgggtttgaatttATGGAATTACCTTGTGGAAAAAGGATATTGTCCTCATGGGCATGCATTGGATCTGCTGGTGACAGGATTGTGCTCACGGGGGAGGGTGCAAGAAGCATTTGACTGCTCCAAACAAGTATTGGAGAGGGGGAGGCATATAAGTGAAGCAGTATTTCGGATGTTGGAAAGATTTTTGTTGCAGACGGGTGAGAAAAACAAGTTGAGTAAACTTCAGAGGATGATAGAAAAACTACATGATATTTTGCCCCCATCAATAGGGCATGCAGTAG GTGGTGGAAGGAGGCTCAGCGTGATGATGATAATGAAATAG
- the LOC142610143 gene encoding uncharacterized protein LOC142610143 isoform X4, translated as MWVCECVTGVVWGQKAITHRSHNEAMTRRLYEKLRLLSSHSQRLFFSSRPTRFLSLKLPHFFSLFSTLQLCKYLARAFASKTLAFFSSISMDDPFFSSLDDDPWSDNSEYLSRFRPLRTLPDDDDYDFGASASDSDSAIDKLYLVPYRWWKEAQRDDDNEIGGVLYSVSLNDDIESEIVLDLRKKEDSRNAEKEEEGFSGREYALLPQPMWLWALKRHNDLNAAVYHGSLYGDGDSLQDIFPIQISLFVLWETNSLVVKISQKCVDFSCTGTIH; from the exons ATGTGggtgtgtgagtgtgtgacTGGTGTGGTGTGGGGGCAAAAAGCAATAACGCATCGGTCACATAATGAGGCTATGACTCGTCGTCTCTACGAAAAGCTCCGACTCTTGTCATCGCATTCGCAGAGACTCTTCTTTTCATCCAGACCCACTCGTTTCCTCTCTTTAAAACTCCCtcacttcttctctctcttctccacgCTCCAACTCTGCAAGTACCTCGCACGTGCCTTCGCTTCCAAAACCCTAGCTTTCTTCTCCTCCATCTCCATGGACGACCCCTTCTTCTCCTCCCTCGACGATGACCCCTGGTCCGATAACTCTGAATATCTTTCCCGCTTCCGCCCTCTCCGTACTCTTCCCGACGACGACGACTACGACTTCGGCGCCTCCGCCTCCGATTCCGATTCCGCCATTGACAAGCTTTACTTGGTTCCCTACAG GTGGTGGAAGGAGGCTCAGCGTGATGATGATAATGAAATAGGAGGTGTTTTATACTCTGTGTCATTGAACGATGACATTGAGTCAGAAATTGTACTGGATTTGAGGAAGAAAGAGGATTCTAGGAATGctgaaaaggaagaagaagggtTTTCAGGCCGTGAGTATGCCTTGCTTCCTCAACCAATGTGGTTATGGGCCCTCAAACG GCATAATGATCTTAACGCAGCAGTATATCATGGCAGTCTCTATGGTGATGGAGATTCTTTGCAGGATATCTTTCCTATACAAATTAGCCTTTTTGTTTTGTGGGAAACAAATTCATTGGTGGTGAAAATCAGCCAAAAG